In Capsicum annuum cultivar UCD-10X-F1 chromosome 11, UCD10Xv1.1, whole genome shotgun sequence, one genomic interval encodes:
- the LOC107848347 gene encoding bifunctional aspartokinase/homoserine dehydrogenase → MKNIALFLMGCGGVGRQFLQQIVSCRSLHAKQGVHLRVVGVCDSKSLVVAPDVLTAELDDSFLLEICRVKFNGSSLQTLKDLGVCQVFSGPEVTQKVIDIGHLGKSAGLAFVDCSASAETIGVLNQVVNFGCCVVLANKKPLTVPMEDYDKLVSQPRRLRHESTVGAGLPVIASLNRIISSGDPIYRIIGSLSGTLGYVMSEVEDGKPFSQVVTAAKSLGYTEPDPRDDLGGMDVARKALILARLLGRRLNLDDMKIESLYPEEMGPDVMPLEDFLVNGLPLLDKKIEDRIKQASANGNVLRYVCLIDDVRCEVGIQEVPKDSALGRLRGSDNVVEIYTRCYEKRPLVIQGAGAGNDTTAAGVLADILDIQDLFP, encoded by the exons atgaaaaatatagcCTTATTTTTGATGGGTTGTGGAGGAGTTGGTCGTCAATTTCTCCAACAGATTGTTTCTTGTCGATCTCTTCATGCCAAACAG GGGGTGCATCTGCGAGTTGTGGGTGTTTGTGATAGCAAATCTTTGGTGGTCGCACCGGATGTTCTCACCGCAGAATTGGATGATTCATTTCTTCTTGAAATTTGTCGGGTCAAATTCAATGGCTCTTCTTTGCAGACGCTTAAGGATTTAG GTGTATGCCAAGTGTTTTCCGGTCCAGAAGTTACACAGAAAGTCATCGATATTGGACATCTTGGCAAATCAGCAG GTTTAGCTTTTGTTGATTGTTCAGCTAGTGCTGAGACTATTGGAGTGCTAAATCAGGTTGTGAATTTTGGTTGTTGTGTGGTGCTGGCTAACAAGAAACCTCTTACTGTGCCAATG GAGGATTATGATAAGTTGGTCTCACAGCCTCGTCGCCTTAGACATGAGTCAACT GTTGGTGCTGGTCTTCCTGTCATAGCATCCTTAAATCGCATAATTTCATCAGGAGATCCCATCTACCGTATTATTGGGAGTTTGAGTG GTACCCTGGGGTATGTAATGAGCGAGGTTGAGGATGGAAAGCCATTCAGCCAAGTCGTTACTGCTGCCAAAAGCCTTGGCTACACTGAACCAG ATCCTCGGGATGATCTAGGCGGTATGGATGTAGCAAGAAAG GCTCTAATTCTTGCTCGCCTCCTTGGACGACGTTTAAACCTAGATGATATGAAG ATTGAAAGCTTGTATCCTGAAGAAATGGGGCCTGATGTGATGCCACTGGAAGACTTTCTAGTGAATGGCCTTCCCTTACTTGATAAGAAAATTGAAGATAGGATTAAACAAGCTTCTGCAAATGGGAATGTTCTGCGTTATGTTTGCTTGATTGATGATGTGag GTGTGAAGTTGGCATCCAAGAAGTTCCAAAAGATTCTGCATTGGGAAGATTACGCGGAAGTGATAACGTG GTGGAGATATACACCCGTTGTTACGAGAAACGACCTTTGGTTATCCAAGGTGCTGGAGCAGGAAATGATACCACTGCAGCTGGTGTCCTAGCTGATATCCTTGACATTCAAGATTTATTCCCATAA
- the LOC107846912 gene encoding salutaridine reductase-like, with protein MLVGMQWLQEQTRELALRLSNSSQIQVNHAGASGVVVDEDVLRALNVDPEDWLAGKAVNVIQVAMKTTYESAKLCLDTNYYGDKNVTEALLPLLQNSTSARIVNVSSLRSELKQVPNEQRRGEKSSEILKT; from the exons ATGCTTGTAGGTATGCAGTGGTTACAGGAGCAAACAAGGGAATTGGCTTTGAGACTGTCAAACAGCTCGCAAATTCAG GTAAATCATGCTGGAGCTTCTGGAGTTGTAGTTGATGAAGATGTCCTAAGGGCATTGAATGTAGATCCTGAAGACTGG TTAGCAGGGAAAGCTGTCAATGTCATTCAAGTTGCGATGAAAACAACCTACGAGAGTGCCAAATTATGCTTGGACACTAATTACTATGGTGATAAGAATGTTACTGAAGCTCTTCTTCCGCTGCTACAAAATTCTACTTCAGCAAGAATTGTTAATGTTTCCTCCCTTAGAAGTGAACTAAAG CAAGTACCAAATGAGCAGAGGAGAGGAGAAAAGAGCTCGGAGATATTGAAAACCTAA